In Isachenkonia alkalipeptolytica, the sequence AGTTTATTAAGGTTACCCAAAAACATTATACCTTGGTAATTTCTGTATTTTACAAAATCACGATTACCGCCAGCAATCTGGTGCTTATGTTTTAACTATTTAAGGACATTTTCTAAAAGGGTTGACACTTTCCCCATAAAAAAACCTCCTATTTTCAATATTTCCCTATCTTTTTCCTCTCATCAGCCCGAAACGATTGAGAATTTTAAAGAGCTTATCCCCCTTGGGAATCAGGTCAAAGTCTTCTTTTCCAACGGCCCGGGTAAGCATCAGCATCAAAAGGTACACCCCGCCGCCGATGGGAATGGCGATGATAGTGGACAGGGAATTTCCCAGGACCCCAAGAAGCATACGATGAACCATAAGTACCACCGCCCCCATGGTGGCGGCGGCGAGGATTGGTCGCATGGCAATTTTTCGAAAACTGATTATTGCCCGGGTTTCCCGTTTGACCGCATACAGGTTTAAGCTGAAGGCGATGGCGTAGGCCATTACCGTACCGATGGCGGCCCCCCGCACATTGATGGCAGGAATCCCCGTTAGGATATAGGTGATGATCAGCTTGAAAAAGGCGCCGATCAGTAAGTTTCTTACAGGGATATGGGCTTTCCCCAGCCCCTGAAGGATGCCTGTCAGAACCTGAACCTGGGTTAAAAAGATCACCGCCGGGGCCAGGGCAAAGAGCACCTGGCCTGCGGAGGCGGGCTCATTGGGGTACAGCAGGGACATAATCGGCCCGGCCAGTACCAACAGTCCGATGCTTGCGGGCAGCCCCATTAAAAACCCTACCCGGATGGCGGACTGGGTGTCGGCTTTCACGCCGTCGTAGTCCTCCCGGGTAAAGGCTTCGGAAATCACCGGCACCAGACTTACGGCTATGGCCACGGTGAGCACCTGGGGAAGATTGATCAGGGTGTTGGCCATCCCCTGGAGCTGACCGTAAAGGCTGTTGGCTTCCAAATAGGTAAATCCGATATCCTGGAGACGGCGGACCACCAAAAACGTATCGAACATATTGATCATCGGCACCACCGAGGCCCCGATGGCAATGGGCACCGCTACTTTTAAGAGCTTTCGAATAATGTTCTGTACGGAATCCGGCTGGATCCGTACCCCTTCGGAAAAACCGCGGACAATCTTCGGCTTTCGCTTTAGATAAATCCTTGCCATGGCCAGGGTTCCCGCAATGGCCCCGGCACCGGCGCCGAAGGAGGCGGCGGCAGCGGCGTATTTCACATCGGCGGCGACGACGTAGATGATGATCACCGCCAGGGTAAGTCCCAGAGTCACCCGGGCGGCCTGCTCCACGATTTGGGAGATGGCCGTGGGCTTCATCTCCTTCATCCCCTGGAAATAGCCTCGAAAGGCCGCCAGGATCGAGACAAAAAAGATCGCCGGGGACATGGCCAGAACGGCGAAATAGGCATTGGGATTGCTGAAAAAGGTGTTGGCCAAAAATCCGGCAAACACGGCGATAATCAGCATCCCCGCAGCCCCTAGTCCGAAGAGCAGGCGAAAGGATACTTTAAAGACCTTATGGGCTCCCCGAAAGTCTCCCTGGGCCCGTTTTTCCGCCACCAGTTTCGAGATGGCCGTGGGAAATCCCGCGGCGGTAAAGGCGAGCAAAAAGTTGTAAATGGTATAGCCCACCTGATAATATCCCATTCCGTCGGAGCCGATGATGTTTCCCAGGGGGATTCGAAAGAAGGCCCCTAGGACCTTCACCAGCATACCGGCGGCGCCAAGCACCGCCGCTCCTTTTAAAAATGTATCTTGTTTCATGGCACTATAAGACCTCCTATAAGACCGAAGTAGCCCTTGGGCTACTTCCGTTCTTAAACCCGGTGCATACTGGGTTTACCGCTGCTAAATTTACAGCTCCTCGGTTCGCTCGATATCCGCTTCTTCAAACAGCTGACTCATATGGTTTTGGAAGCGCTGACTGCCGATATGGCTTCGGATATTTTCTCTGGCTTCCTCCAGGGATTCACTTTCTTCAATACGGTCTTCCACTAGAATGATGTGGTAGCCGAATTGGGTTTCCACCGGTTCTTCGGATACCTCCCCCACTTCTTGGGAAAAGGCGGCTTCCTCAAAGGGACCTACCATCTCCCCTCTTCCAAAATAGCCGAGATCTCCGCCCCCGGCGGCGGATCCGTCGGTGGAGTACTCCGTCGCTAAGGCTTCAAAGGATTCTCCCTCTTGGATACGGTCAATCAGTTCTTGGGCCAGGTCCTCTTCCTCCACAAGAATGTGTCGGGCCTGAACTTCATCGGTTTCAAACACCTCGCTGTTTTCTTCATAGAAGTCTTCGATTTCCTGCTCCGTTACTTCATTTTCACTGAGGTACCATTCCTGGTACTTCTCGGCGTAAAGCTCTTTTTCAATCTGTTCCCGAAGGAAGGCTTCATCCAGGGTACCCTCTTCCAGAAGGGCCTGCATGTCGGGATCCTCCAGGTAAGGGTCCAGGGCCTCATCAACTTCTTCGTCGGATAGGGAAATGCCTTCTTCCTGGGCTCTTTGCATTACCAGACGCTCCAGAATCAGAATCTGGGATACTTCCTGCTTTAAGGCCTCCAGCACGGTTTCTCCACTCTCGATGGTCATCTCCCATACATCTTCTCCAAACTCGGCCTCATAGCCTATCTGATACATGGCCAGCACCTTGTCAAACTTCTCCCGGGAGATTTCCTCCCCATTGACTACGGCAATGGCTTCCTCGTTCATTTCTTCCTCCTGATCATTCCCACAGGCGGTTAAGGCAAATACTGTCAAAAGCGCTAACAGCAGCACCCCGATTTTTAACTTTTTCATAACCTTCCCCCTTAATTCTTGGCTTTTTCGTTTCTTCTCCTATTTTCCTTGCTTTTCTTGCTTTTCTTGCCTTTCTTAGCTTTCTTGATTTCTTAGCTTTCTTGCTTTTCTTAGCTTTCTTGCTTTTCTTAGCTTGCACATTCTGTCTCTTGCATTCCTTAAGTTTTAAATTCCGGTGTATTGCTTGATGGTTTATTTCTTGAACTCCATCCATTATACCGCAACTTTGCCTATTTAGAAAACCCTCTTTATAATGGATTCAAGAATACTCGTGACTTTAGTCGTGAGATGAATTGAATCGGTCTTGAATTGGTTTTGAATCAATCATTGCATTACTTCTTGCAGTAATTCTCTTGCAGTTTTTTAACTTTGGAGTCTTATAACCCTTTGGTGCTGTACTAAAATCTATCTTTGTTGCGTGAATGTCCATTAAAATAGCATAACCGGAAGTCATTCTTCCTTTAATAAAATACGTTTTTCCTAAGTAGGATACTTTGTCAAATTTTCTAAACCCTTGGATCTTACCCGTAGGAATTGATTGTTGGCTGCGAATCCCTTTGGTTTGCTGATAATCGCCAACACTTACTCTTCTTTTAAACAAAACCTGTAGCCTGTCAAATGCAACGTATTTTCCTTGACCGGCAATAACCACAGCATCCATATAGTGTTCTTTTGGTAATCCTAACAACTGTCTGTGCTCTTTGGTTATAAATCCAAAAGTTTCCCTTGCCTCCGGAATTCTTTTTAATAATTGCATTCTTATACTGTTCATTTGTGTAGCATGTTTTAGATCGCCTTTCTGTTTTCCGGATAACGTTATTTGTATAAGGTGTAAATGAACCTTGTCATGACAGCTTTTGCACAAGGTAATTAAGTTCTCCGGCTCATCCGAGCCACCGTTTTTTCTAAATACAATATGATGCACTTCTAATCGTTGATTCCTAGACTTACCACTACAGTATTGACAGGTATGGTTATCTCTATGCAAAACATAGGCCTTGGCATTGGCATAACCATAGTTCACTCCGCGTTGGTATAATAACTTATTCTTTAATACCTCCGGGTTTTTCAGCGCATGAGAATCAAAGTTGGCGGTTTCTAACACCATGTTACTAATCGGTAATATGGACTGAACAAAATGAATTTCTTTCATATGCGCATGAAACTTACTGGTCATGGTTGGGGAAAAACGGTGTTTTTTAATGCTGTTTTTCCGATTCCTCCAACGGGGCTTACGGTATCTCGTTTTTCTGCTGCGTCGGGTTCGTCGATACTTGCCCCGTCTTGTCAGTTTTTCCGAAATATCATTTCGAAGTGTTATTTCTGATACATAGACCACTTTGGATTTTTCAGTAACTGCAGCGACACCCACCTTAGAACTACCGGTATCCATACCAAGGGTAATGTCTTGAATATAAGAGCTTGTGTTGTATAACAATTGGATGGTAAAGGGTGTTTTTGACTTGACTTTTGCTTTGCCTTGTTTTAGTA encodes:
- a CDS encoding putative polysaccharide biosynthesis protein, coding for MKQDTFLKGAAVLGAAGMLVKVLGAFFRIPLGNIIGSDGMGYYQVGYTIYNFLLAFTAAGFPTAISKLVAEKRAQGDFRGAHKVFKVSFRLLFGLGAAGMLIIAVFAGFLANTFFSNPNAYFAVLAMSPAIFFVSILAAFRGYFQGMKEMKPTAISQIVEQAARVTLGLTLAVIIIYVVAADVKYAAAAASFGAGAGAIAGTLAMARIYLKRKPKIVRGFSEGVRIQPDSVQNIIRKLLKVAVPIAIGASVVPMINMFDTFLVVRRLQDIGFTYLEANSLYGQLQGMANTLINLPQVLTVAIAVSLVPVISEAFTREDYDGVKADTQSAIRVGFLMGLPASIGLLVLAGPIMSLLYPNEPASAGQVLFALAPAVIFLTQVQVLTGILQGLGKAHIPVRNLLIGAFFKLIITYILTGIPAINVRGAAIGTVMAYAIAFSLNLYAVKRETRAIISFRKIAMRPILAAATMGAVVLMVHRMLLGVLGNSLSTIIAIPIGGGVYLLMLMLTRAVGKEDFDLIPKGDKLFKILNRFGLMRGKR
- a CDS encoding peptidylprolyl isomerase translates to MKKLKIGVLLLALLTVFALTACGNDQEEEMNEEAIAVVNGEEISREKFDKVLAMYQIGYEAEFGEDVWEMTIESGETVLEALKQEVSQILILERLVMQRAQEEGISLSDEEVDEALDPYLEDPDMQALLEEGTLDEAFLREQIEKELYAEKYQEWYLSENEVTEQEIEDFYEENSEVFETDEVQARHILVEEEDLAQELIDRIQEGESFEALATEYSTDGSAAGGGDLGYFGRGEMVGPFEEAAFSQEVGEVSEEPVETQFGYHIILVEDRIEESESLEEARENIRSHIGSQRFQNHMSQLFEEADIERTEEL
- the iscB gene encoding RNA-guided endonuclease IscB, with the translated sequence MNQEKQPLMPCHNVIARLLLKQGKAKVKSKTPFTIQLLYNTSSYIQDITLGMDTGSSKVGVAAVTEKSKVVYVSEITLRNDISEKLTRRGKYRRTRRSRKTRYRKPRWRNRKNSIKKHRFSPTMTSKFHAHMKEIHFVQSILPISNMVLETANFDSHALKNPEVLKNKLLYQRGVNYGYANAKAYVLHRDNHTCQYCSGKSRNQRLEVHHIVFRKNGGSDEPENLITLCKSCHDKVHLHLIQITLSGKQKGDLKHATQMNSIRMQLLKRIPEARETFGFITKEHRQLLGLPKEHYMDAVVIAGQGKYVAFDRLQVLFKRRVSVGDYQQTKGIRSQQSIPTGKIQGFRKFDKVSYLGKTYFIKGRMTSGYAILMDIHATKIDFSTAPKGYKTPKLKNCKRITARSNAMIDSKPIQDRFNSSHD